The nucleotide sequence GCTGAGGGGTGGGAGGTTGGGGGAGAGATTTCCTGCTATCTGCTCCAGCAGGAAGGTGCCCAGGTGAGCTGCTGAGGGTACCAGGTCCATCTGGAGAAGGGGCTGGCTGGATTTGGCACTGATGGGTGACAGGTGGGTGGAAGCCGTCGGACCCACAGTTCTCCTCCGCTGCCCAGTTGGGGATGATGGCAcctggggggttggggggtgatGGGTGCCTGGCTCAGGGGGCCAGGGTCAGGGTTTGCCCTCATACCGTCCTCCTCGGGTCAGCCTGTAGTCCCTCCTATCCCGCTGTGAGAATGGAACATAAGGAAGAAACACTGGTTTGAAGCAAAACAGAGCAGGCTGTCTGGAGGCTATGAATGGGTCAATTCCTGCCTGGGGTTTCTCATTGAGTGTGGAGATAAAAGCACCACCGAAACAGGGAGCATCAGGGAGTTTGCATCCCAGTGAGAAGCATATTGAGAAGCCTTGCAGCAGAGGGGGAAAAGCCTGGGGCCTGGGATTTGGGAGAGCTGGTCTGAGTCCTGGGCCAAGTCATTTTCCCCCTCTGAGAGCCTCAGTCTTCTTTGTAAAGTGGGGCTAATAATCCTTGCATTATCTGTCTCACAAGACAATTGTGAAGAAAGTGCTACAGGAAAATTGGTGCATTGTAAAAAGTCTTGGatttgaaatgaggaaagagCTGGCACCAAATCCTACTTCCAATACTCAACCACTTAAATGCCTTGGTTTAATTTATAACATGGGGCTACTAACATTCCAAATACCTACCTGAggaggttgttgtgagaataaaatgagatgtgGGTAAAGAACTCCAAAACTCTTAAAAAGCTGTACTAAACGTCAGCCATTATTACTAAACAAATGGTAGCTGCTGCTTATTATCCCTTTTCTTACATAGTCTGTTACAAAAAAGGGAAAGTGAGGTTCTGGGGGTCAGGTGGGAGAGGACACAAGTGTCTGGAAAACAAAGtcagcaagatctgagttcaaatccaatttcagacacttgctagctctctgaccccccctttcctccccctccccaataagtcatttaacttggctcggtctcagtttcttcttcagaaaaaaaaaaggggataaCGAAAACACCACACGGGGATatattgtcaggatcaaatgagagaatatatgtCAGGCACTTTTATAAATGAtagcaattatttattaataacgGTGACCTAGTGGCACAGCTGAGCACTGGGGAGGGAGCATTGACAATAAGGCATGAGGCAGTGGACGGAGCTGAACTTGGACACGGGAAGGGCTGGGGTCAAATCCTGCGCAACACATTGGCTGTGTGACTTAGCCCCTCTGGGCTTGagattcctcatatgtaaaatgctctgaatctatgatcccttCCTGTCCAGTAGGCCagagacagagggggaaaaaaaaaccaaacaaacaactcTCCATCAGCTTTAAGACGAGACTTATGGGCTTCTCCTGATGCAATTTAATGCTTCTTTAGTTGGATGCAAGATGCTGAGGACATTTCATCCTTGGGAAAAGAATCCTGGGGTGCCTAGAGAAGGATGAGTAGTAGGTGGGGACGGTTAAtgtcctggagaaggaaaaggggcaTTTTTTGGTGGCTTAAGAGGTCCTGGACACCATCTCAGGCCTGTGGAGCAAGGTCAGGTTAGGGAGTAGAAGGGGAAGCCAGGCCCCCAAAACTGACAAGCACTCAATTAACCCACCTTAACAATCATTGTGGGAAGCCCATGAGTAGGAACAGGGTgaatggagagggaggaagttCTTATTACAGTATTCTCGTCAGTGCTGGAAAAACTGACTTTAGGCTAGAGGTCCTTTGATGGGACCCATAAAACCTCCATGAACCCAAATTCCAGCCCACCCCACCCTCCTCCCAAACCTCAGTCCCTCCAGGCCTCATACCATTTACTGCAGAGTCAGTTCATCCAGCTCTGTGTATCGGCTGTTGTcctgagagaggggaggggacagtggagggagggagacaataggTTAACACATGTGAAGGGCTATGTTCAGTTTGGGGTTGGTATTGTTGTAAGGGGCACTGACAAGATGGAACACACAGAAGAGAGCAGCCAGGATGAATAGTGGAGTCGGGACCATATGGTTCATTGAAGAAGCCAGGGATTTTTAGCCTGAGAAGTATAGGACTTCATGGAGATGTGATTTCTGTCCTCAAAGATCTGAAGAGCTATCATGGAGAAGAGGAGTTGATTTGTACTTTGAAAGGCAAAAACAGGATCAGTGGGGGAGGGGGcaagtagaaaggaagaaaacctaAAGGGATATGCATTTTGGCTCaatagttaaagaaatcaaagcttttcaACAATGGGATGAGAGGCTGCCTTGAAAGACATGAAACTCctcaatattattaataatcagAGATGTCAATTAAAGCAATTCTTAGGTTGTTTTACTACACttcaaactagaaaaaataatgaaaaggaaaccCAATGGTGGCAAATTGTTGTGGAATAATAGGTATCCTCCCCTCATTCGCTGCTGGTGGAAATGCAGACAATGCAGAATCTTTTCTGAGTGCCATCTAGTACAAAATTAAAGTTGTACAAATAATCTCACTGTTGAGGATACATCCCATGAgtgtgttataaaaaataaaagggctaTCTGCATAAAGATTTTCATAGTCATCTGCAActgtaaaaaactggaaaggtccTAAGTGCCCAACaataagagaaaattaaataggaagtggcctattaatgtaatggaataccataGTGCAGTTGACACAAgtatgaaaaatcaaagaaagtctGGAAAGATCTTTACataataatacaaagaaaaatgagcagaacaagaagaGTGCACAGAGGAACTCTgaccataaaaaagaaaaaaataaatgagaacgAATGGTTGAAAAATCCtgatgaaaaaaatatggtactttaGGTGCTGAAATTAATGTAAATGTCAAAAGTTACTAAGCCAAACTAGGTGGTGGTATTAATGTTAAGCTTTTaacagaacatttaaaaaaagaaaggaaatgaaagagaagggaaagataatgagcctCCAATCACTGGAAGAATTCAAGGAGACAGCAGAATGTAAGATGAACTTGAAACTTCTGGAGCCCTTCTGACTTAAGAGTCTATGCTTGGCGTGCAACTATGGCTGTCTAGCAAAAGAACTGCCCAAGAGCAATGCTACTGTGCTTTGGCTGTGCTATGGCTGGTCAGGTAAGAGAAGAGAGACTAAAAGAAATCAGGAGAAATCAGATGGACTTAAGAGTCCTCagtgcctgcacatagtaggtcctcaaTAAACCATTTCATAAGAATCTCAGTGCTGAAAGTGGACTCGAAGAGCTTAATCTCCTCCGAGCAGCCTCTTTATATCATTGATGGGGCAGGGTGGGAGTGTCCATCTGGCCTCTGCTTGGACAAAGGACACCAGCTACACAAAAGCAGCTCATGCCACTGCGGTACATTTCATTGGACAGATGGGGGCAGTTTTCAACCTTGGGGCCTCCAGACCTTGAttgagaagaaacagagaaggcCCATGGGGTTGTGGAGAGGTCACAGGATTCTAGTCTTAGAGCTGCCTTGTGTGGCCTCTCCaaggctcagtttcttcctctgaaaaatgaagagtttggctTAAGTAGTCTCTACAGCTACTTCAAGCTCAGATGTTCTACATCTGCAGTGTGAATCAAGGCCAGAGTTGGAGGATGAGGTGGCAGGGCAGgaagcccaaggtcacatggcatATCAACTGGAAAGTGTTCCTCTTAGTAGGGATTGTTTTTACCTTTCAGCATGGCCAGAATTTAATAGAATTACAACTACTTGTAAGTTCTTTTGAGTTCCAGTGACTCAGCTTTTTTGAATGAAGTTTATGCTTCTCTCCTATTCAATGTACCATGataatttctaaaaggaaattatattggaAACTAGGCACtggcatttatttaaatataaatctatACTGAGCAAAGTTCCAATGGTTATATTAAGTTTAATGCTAAGCTTTTaataaaacacagaagaaaagaaagaaaacagctgGTGGCTTAAGAGCCCCTGAGATCCCCAAAAGCATCACTCAGTTTATAGTTTCCAAGCCCATTTCTGTGTGGGGGTACATATGGTTCCTTGGGCTGTGGGTTTGCCAGAAGACCTGACAGTGAGTCCTTTGGGGTAGTTTGTCTGTGTCTCAGCCTAACTGCTGAGTTCACTCCATGCTCCTGGGCCCCCAGACTCATGGTCACTACCTCTCCTCCCCCAAGCTGCCAGTGACtgaccccctcctcccccatgaGAAAAATTtacttggtttttattttgtatataattatctATGTACATAGATATGATAGATAATACACAGCTGTGTACATGCTgggatgggtttttttttggtctttgggtCAGGAAACAAAGGCAGGGACAAGGGCACAGGCTAGGTCCAGAAGCTGGGAAAGGGACAGGAATTGGGAGAAATGGGCAGGGATAGTGGGGGATGGGGCAGAGAGAAGGAAGCAAGAACTAGGAGAGGAGTAGGGACAGGTAGGCTCTCGAAGTAACCTTGTTTCCCCCACATTGGAGCAAAATGAATACCTGAAAGCCGCCTGTCCAGGTGCCTCTTACTGGGAGTGGTGGGGTGGTGGGGCGGGGGGGATGGACCTCCAAGCCTATGCCTTTTAGGCAAACCTTGGAGACTGAAGGTTGGACATTCAGGGGTCCAGCTTTTGTCCTCCCTCAACCCTCACCAAGTCTTCGAAGTCATCCTGAGCCAGCGCCTCATCACCTTCATCCCCAGGCAACAATTCTTCCAAGGGTGTCTCTGCCTCAGAAGCTGTGTCCTCCTGAGTGGCCTCACTTTTCTTGCCATCACTCTTCTTCTTGCCATCTTTgcggggagggagaagggaagaagcaaaGGCTCAGAGCAGGGTGGCTCCCTATCAGGAAGAGCTTGGCCCACAAGAGGGCATTGAGGCCTCTGGGAGCCTGATCAGGAAACCCTAGTTTTTACCTGTCATCACTTTTCTCTTAGATGCTCCCTTCCCTACCAGTGACCAGCCTAAGGCCTTGCATACAGCAGCCACCTAATAAAAGATCACTAGACTAAAGTGAAACCAGTCTCAGAGCCCCACATTTTTAGAACTAAGGGGTCTAGGGTCTAGGAATGGCTTTCAGATAGATGAGGCCCCACCCCTCATACGTCCAGAAATGTCAGAACACAGACCTGAGAATTAATCTACCTCAGTCATCTAGCCCAAGCCCCACATTTTGCAAAggagggaagtgatttgcccaacgtTACACAGGCAGTAAATGGAAGAGGTAGAATTTTAACCCAGGGCCTTTGGCTGCAAAGCTAGTCTTCTTTCTGCTCTCCCAAGCTGTCctttttatctttccctttatgcttcccttccctcttctttattCCCTGTACTTCCCTGGGACTGAGCTAGGGAACAAGCTCCTCAAGAAACAGGAATGGAGGGATCTCACCTGTGCTAGGACTCTGCTCCTCCGAGATCTGGTCCAGCCGCCCCAGCAGGGCCTCAATGTTGTACTTGATTTGGGTCAGTTCTGTTTTGATGGTCTGCAGTTCAGTACATTTTACTGGTGGTACAAGAGGAGAACCAATAAGCAGGGGGACAAGACTATCAGATCTCTAACTGACAATTTCTGCTCTCAGGGCAAGCAAGAATAAGGGGCTCACTTAGAGTACCATCTCCTGGAGGGAGAAATCCACCTCAGGTCACCACGAAATTTTTAAACTGTTAAAAGATGAAAAACTGAGTGCTGGGAGGAAACTGCTGCAAGGGGTGAGGTCTGGCAGAGGAGAAAGAGGGCTCCTAGATGGTGCTAAGCTCTGAATTTCACACCCTAGAACAAAATATTAATGGCTCTACCCTAGTTATGGCTCAGGGGGAGTTGAGCTCAGACTAAGGCTGAATTGCTGGCTTCTAGAGCTAGGCCACCAAAAGCAAATTTTCACTGGGTCTCAACAACATCAGGGAAGCTGCATGAGGGCCTCTGCCTTTGCCTTAAGCCCTAAACTAGGCCTTTTCTGATTTAAGAGAGCTGGAGTCCAGGAAGCTGAGATAGGTTTCAACCTCTCAGTATGTGGCCCTTGGGACTTAGAGTATGAAAAAGTAGAAACTGTTGGCATTAAGAATCCTAGCCTTTGTCCCTCTAATCTTACCCATCTAAACCTTCCTGGCCTCCAGACCCTGGGTAAATAAGAAATCAGACTACACCTTATCCTCATCCCGTCATTACAGCATTTAAGTTATTCCTTATACTTAACCCAATCTTGGAGCCCTATAAGTATCATTGTCTCCTCACATTCTAATACTTTTTAAAGTTTCACAAAGTATCTTCCTCATAATAACCTGGTAAAACAGGAAATGTACGGAGCAGTGCACCCATTGTGGGGGCAGGGATACTGGttcagagaggtgaagtgatttctCCAGGGCAGACCACCTACAGGACTGATGGAACTCAATGGAGGCTTCttgcctcccctcccctcctagGACTCTTCTGACCATCCCATACTCAAGTCAAATTTTATCTGGAGGAGCTCTCAATGTTCTCAGGGCCTCTCAGATCTTGTCTCCTCTTTGATGATCTGGCTCAGGGGACTGACAGGATTTCCCTGCAGGGGCAAGGAATTTCCTAAGAGTTGTGTAGTGAAGAAAGGAAGTTCCCAAGAGCCTGCTAGGGAAAAAGCTtgaagatttttttggggggtgggggggggggagggaatgcTGAGAGAGGGTTCCCTGGTGTGGTTGGGAGGTTGGTTCAGGGATCCCTGGGACTGGAAAGAAGTTTTAGAGATCTTAAAAAACACCTGGAGAGAAAGTTAAGGGTCTAACAGCAGCTGCTTCCCACATCATCCCAGCCCTGACACTCACACTTTAACTTAGTCGAACTGTTGGAGGTGGTGGAGCGGGCGAAGAGTCTGACAGGTAGAGTTGCTTTGATTCGCCGTACAAGAGGAATGGTGACCCGTGGCCGCTTCACAGGAACCACCCTGGGGACTGGAGAGAGCCGGCCCCGGGGCTCGAAAAGCCTGAATTTCAAAACAGGACAGAGACTTGCAGACTGGGTGTCCCAGGCAGCGTGTCCCCAGGGTCCAATGGCCAAACCAGAGATGGAGGATGTAAGAAGGACTGGAGGGATGGGGAATGGACAGAGTATGGATGAGCGAGAGAGGGTGaattgagggagggagaaaaactaCATATGGATTGATGGAGGGTGCATGAGGGATGGACAGAGGGACTGGGGAGCTAGGGAAAAGATGTGGCCCCTTAGGGAGCCCTGTGGCCTGAACTGTGGCTGAGGCCAGCAGCTCAGTGGCTAAGGCCCTATCTTgacctcccttctctctcaggTTATTTCTGGGAAATGATTTCTTCCATATCCCCCCAGCCCACACTGCCAGGGACCCCAGGCCCCAGCCTCCCAATTCCTCCCAACCCTTAAACATCAGGCCCAAGACCTCTGGATGATTTGAAGCCCCCCTAAAACAGGCTGAACAGTGGCCCATGAAAATGGAAGGTAGATTTAAGAACAGGGCAGGGCTCTCAGGTGAGGAATAAAAGAGGGATTttcagggggaggggaagggttgCTATTGAATtggctgtgtgaacttggacagtCAAtgaagcttcaatttcctcatatgttaaatggGGAGAGCAAGACCTGTCTGATCTACTTCACAGGGTCTGTAGTAAAGATCTAGCAAGAAATCATTTTTCAAGGTAAAAGGGCACCTGAGGGCACCcacctggagaagggaggaagttaTGGACCTTGCCAACCTACTCTCTCTTTGCCCACCCTGACCAGCCTGCCCACCCTCCATTCCCCCATTCCCTCCAGtctacagatagagaaactgaggcacagagagggcaAGCAACTTGCCTCAGGCCACACAGTGGCTCCGTGGTGGATCTGGGGACTAAGAACCCAGGGTTCACATGCCTTCCCTCGGACAGTGGTCCTGACTGCACTCCTGAGCTGGGAGCCGGAAACCCCTTCTCCCGGGCAGCCAAGAGTAGGCTGAGGCTGAGGCTGGGACTGGGGCTGGggcagggggaggaaggggaggaaagagaaacaggGGAGAGGACAGAACTTCAGGCTGAGCATGAAGATCTCTGGTCAGTAACCCCAGTGTCTGAGGGGCAGAGCCTGGTGGACTTGGTGTGGGGGACAGGGCTGGGGAGAGGAGGATGGCATTCTGAAAGTGTACCTTTGGGGCCTTCTGGTTTCAGAGTAGCCTCTGTACTCTCCCCGGCCAAGACAAAGAGTGCCTTCAGTCATTAAATCCTGgctttcaatttaattcaacaaacacttattaagtgcctactgtgtacagaTCTTTGTGCTAGGTTCAGAGGTGATTGAACTGCATTATAGCATGCTGGCTTCCCCCTTGCCTATGGCCACTGGTTTCCCCAGTCCCCTTCCCTTTCACCTCCTTATGGCTAAAGACATCCCATCATTCCTGATCTCTGCTCATCTGTCATGTAAGACTTCCCTGTAGTAATCATAGTCAAAGACATAGCCCTTGGGGAAATAAAGGGGAGACACTCAAGGGTTAGTCTCTCTCTCCTATCCAGCAAATGTTGGTGTGAACTCTGCATGTGTCCTGATACCTCTCCTGAGATCATAGCAACCCCTGAGGTAAGAAGGAAGGACAGGGGTTATCATTCCCAgactagagatgaggaaagactgAAGGGAGAGATCCTCAGAAAGTTATTAACTTTCTCAAGGTCCATCTGGCTAGCAGGTGGTAAAACAGAGGCCCATGGTGCAATGAAAAGTATGTAGCACTGGGAATGAGACATGGGTCCAAATCTGGTCCCATAATACCTATcaggtgggtgaccctgggtcTCTTTGAGCCTTGGTCCCCttcttgtaaaatggggataatacccaTGGCACTCTATACCTCACAGAGGTTTTTTGTGGGGGAAAGTGCTCTCTACAGAAGAGATATTTATAATAACAAGAACTAGCATTTCGGTTTGCGCTTTACACATGTtattcatttgaacctcacaacaacctgatGAGTTAAGTGCCATTTTCACCCCCAAAGGCCAGCTGAGGCTGAGAGACAATACAGGACTTGTCATCCAGATAAtaggtatctgaggcaggatctaaAGGAACTTGGGTTTTCTGAGGCTAAGTTCAGTGCTTTCCTCATCCACATagttgaattattattattggggAGGCTATTTAGGAATGACTCTGGTTCATAAGAGACTCGGATACTGAGGCCTGTCACCTGCTTAGGGCCAAATCCATAAAAGCAACTGTTCCCCCAATTCTGTGCTCAGGATGTTATATCCAACAAGTGTGGAATAGTGGGGAAAACCCTGTATTTGGAATTAGgcagctgggttcaaatcctgcctctgtcacacAATTAGGTGACCTTGACCAAGATACTTAACCATTCTGGAACTCagttcatctacaaaatgggaagaCAACTTAAGAGACcattaagatcccttctagtatTAAATCCTCTGACCTCTAAAACACTGCTGTTAACTTGGTACAACTATTCTTCCTCCTTGGACTGTTCAGTCTttctcctcctgactccagtggAATCCTCCCCTTTGAGGCCCATCTGAGAGCCTAGCTCATCAAGTGTAGCCTTCTCTGATTATGCAGTCTCCCCAACCCTCCAGAATCTCAGAGGTCCTCTGGCCCTCTCATTTGGGTGCTAGACTCTTTGCTGGTTCTTCTTCTTGTttcggggcgggggggggggggaagggagggaaggaataaggTCAGTGTCTTGGTACTTAGCAAGAGTCCATTTAAAGCCTGTTTATATTCCAGTAAGGAGGTGAAATCAATCCCTCTGTATACTGAAAAGAGTGATTCTAACCAGGGGTTTGTAGCTCACTTATACTCCAGAAGAGGGGTTTGGAAGGGACAGCCTAACCCCTAAACTCCTTTCACTGGGTCTTCAAAACTTATAGGAAGCCATGGGCCCACTGGTGGCTAGATCCTTCCTGACCTCCTTCCTCACACGTCTTGTCTAGAACAGCCACTGTTCCACTCATCTTACACCATGCAATGAACTGGGTCTTAATCCCTAATTTGGTGGCAGTGCTTCattgggggagaagggaaggggagaggctgtcATGACAATCTAGGTGAGGGTGGAAAGAGTGAGGTGTGGTAGATAGAATGAAGAATTTGGGAGTTAAAAAGACCTGGACTCCATTCACTCCTGATActaacttgctatgtgaccctaaagGATCACTCATTAGCtgaaccttagttttcttatctgtgaaatgagataaTGGTGATGCTGCCTAATCATGTGACCTTtgacatgtcacttaatccttGTGAGATTCACTTTGGGGATAATGACATCTATTAATACCTGCCTCACAGGGCTATGTGAGACCACctatgcaaaccttaaaagtacGATATAAATGTCAAGGATTATTAAAATGACCCTTCACTGACTGACCCTACATTGGAGCTGACAAATATGCAAGCCTTTTGACTACTTTGTTCTCTGGGATTCTAAggatgaggaagagaggaagacgGGAGGACTGTGAGTAAACATGCCGAGGACTTTTAGAGtcagagaattttaaaagtcaGACAAGACTTCAGAGGTTATCTGGTCTAACACCTTGTTCCATACAGGAATCCCCTCTCAAATACCCCTGACAGCTGACCATGCAGCTCCTGCTCAAACCCATCATTAATAATGAGCTCACTGCACCCAGAAGTGGCCTGGCTCTCCCTGTGGACAGCTCTGTGGTCCTGACATCTGGCCTTCTTAAAACTTCCACCATTCTGTTCTTGGCTCTACCAAGCAGACTACATCTTCCTTCCACAAGACAAACCTTCAAGTACATGAAAATGACTGTCCTGGTCCCTTTAGCCTCCTGATGCAGGCTTTACAATCAGCCCTCACCGGCCCAAGATCCAGGCTTTTGGCCATGCTGGTGGCCTTCTTCTGCTCAAAATTCAATTTAGCAATGT is from Gracilinanus agilis isolate LMUSP501 chromosome 2, AgileGrace, whole genome shotgun sequence and encodes:
- the RALY gene encoding RNA-binding protein Raly isoform X2, with product MSLKVHTSNITNKNDPKSLNSRVFIGNLNTAMVKKADVETIFSKYGRVAGCSVHKGYAFVQYASERHARAAVLGENGRVLAGQTLDINMAGEPKPNRPKGLKRAASASYGLFEPRGRLSPVPRVVPVKRPRVTIPLVRRIKATLPVRLFARSTTSNSSTKLKLKCTELQTIKTELTQIKYNIEALLGRLDQISEEQSPSTDGKKKSDGKKSEATQEDTASEAETPLEELLPGDEGDEALAQDDFEDLDNSRYTELDELTLQ
- the RALY gene encoding RNA-binding protein Raly isoform X1: MSLKVHTSNITNKNDPKSLNSRVFIGNLNTAMVKKADVETIFSKYGRVAGCSVHKGYAFVQYASERHARAAVLGENGRVLAGQTLDINMAGEPKPNRPKGLKRAASASYGPSPSLSLSLLLAAREKGFPAPSSGVQSGPLSEGRHVNPGFLVPRSTTEPLCGLRLFEPRGRLSPVPRVVPVKRPRVTIPLVRRIKATLPVRLFARSTTSNSSTKLKLKCTELQTIKTELTQIKYNIEALLGRLDQISEEQSPSTDGKKKSDGKKSEATQEDTASEAETPLEELLPGDEGDEALAQDDFEDLDNSRYTELDELTLQ